The Candidatus Magasanikbacteria bacterium RIFOXYB2_FULL_38_10 DNA segment GATGTGGCGAAAAATTTTTGCGATTTCTTGATTTGTATTATTCATATTTTACCCAGCTACTTCCCGCAATAGCAATCGCCAAAGCATCGGCCGCATCATCTGGTTTAGGAATTTCTTTTAAATTAAGCAAGGTTTTGACCATTTTTTGAATCTGTCCTTTTTCCGCCCTACCAAAACCAGTGACAGACTGTTTCACCTGCAAGGGAGTTAGTTCTACTACCGGCAGGCAACACTCCTCAGCCACCAAAATAATAGCACCGCGCGCCTGAGCTACGTTGATGGCGGTTTTTAAATTCTTAAAAAAGAATAATTCTTCCAAAATTAAACTGTCCGGCTGATGTTTTTTTATTATTTCACGCAAAACGCAAGAAATTTCTAAAATACGTTCTCCTATACTTTTGGTTTTAGAAGTTTCCGTAGAACCGTAATCGATCATTTTAATTTTAGAACCAATTGATTCTATCACTCCGTAACCCATCCTGTGGAATCCCGGATCAATACCTAAAATCTTTTTAACTTTACCAGCCATATTTACTTTTATATTTAAGCAACAAGTAAGTAAATTACACCAAAATTATACCATAATTTTTAAATCAAAAAAAACCGCTCCCTTAGGAACGATTTTTCTTTAAGCTTCACTGGTGTAGTAATTTTGAACATCATCTGCCTCATCTAAATCTTCATATAATTTTTCCAATTTACCATGAACTGTTTCATCAACTTCCACAGGCTCTTTAGCCACCCACTCCAAACCTTGATATTCCGGTTTTAAACCCATTTTTTCCAAACCTTCTAATAAATTCTGAAAATTAGGCACTTGAGTATAAATGGTTAAGCCACCATCTTCTTCTTTAATATCCTCAGCTCCCAAATCAATCAATTGTAATTCCAAATTATCATTTTTAGAAACATTCAAACGTACCACTCCAAACCTGGTAAACTGCCACCCCACAGTCCCGCTTTGGCCTAAAACTCCACCATGATCATCTAAAAGTTTACGCAAATCATTAAAAGTGCGATTTTTATTATTAGTCACCGCCTCAATCATAATGCCAACTTTTCCCGGACCCAAAGCTTCATATAAAGCCTCTTCCAAAGCCTCACCCTCGCCAGAAGCCCTGGCCAAAGCGCGATCAATCGTATCTTTGGGCACTCCGGCGGCTTTGGCAGAGTCCAAGGCCATACGCAACTTAAAATTCTTAGCCGGATCTACGCCTTCGCGAGCCGCTACCGCAATACCCCTAATAAACTTGGTAAAAGTAGCGCTTTTTTTAACATCAGCAGAAAATTTTTGATTTTTGATTTTTGACCATTTGGAATGTTTGGACATATTTTTTCTTTAAAAACCCCTCCACATAAGGAGGGGTTTTTATTTTACTTTTTTCTAAACCCGGTACCGGCTGGAATCTGGCGACCAATAATAACATTTTCTTTTAAGCCTTCCAATCTATCCACCTTACCGGTGATAGCCGCATTGATTAATACGCGAGCCGTTTCTTGAAAAGAGGCAGAGGAGAGGAACGAATCGGTAGACAAGGAAACTTTGGTAATGCCCAAAAGTAATTCATCTCCCTCGGCCATCTTGCCGTTGGTTTTTTTAACACGAGTATTTTCGTCCAAAAAGGAAGCGCGTTCCACAATTTCGCCCGGCAATAATTCTGTATCTCCAGATTGAGTAATATAGACTCTAGAAAATAACTGTTTGATGATTACCTCAATATGTTTATCATTCAACTTCTGACCCTGGGAAGAATAAATATCCTGAATTTCATCTTTAATATACTTTTGTACAGCTTCTTTGCCGCGCAACTGATAAAGTAAACTCAAGTCTAAATGCCCATCAGTCAACTGATCGCCCACTCCAACCAAGTCGCCGGTTTTTACCCACAAAACATAACCGCTGGGAATAATGTATTCATTTTCACCTTCCACTTCGCCTATAATTTTAACTTTCTTACCTTCCACCACGGCATTACCGGGCCGAACGGCTTTTATTTCTGTGCCATCCTTTTTAGTAATCAGCAAAGCATTTCCTTTAACCGCGGCGCCATTTTCCACTGCCACCGTATCTCCTTTGCCAACATCATAAACAGATTCGCCAACATCGGCAAATTTAATTTTAATAACTTTTTGACCAAAGCGACCTTCAAAAATCTTTTCCCCGTCAGGCCCTTCTATAATTCTTTTTTCCACCGAAGCAATTTCCACGCGGCCGGCCACATCGGCAATAAAGGCTTTTTTCTTAGGCGGACGAATTTCAAATAATTCTTCCACGCGAGGCAAACCTTGAGTAATATCTTCATCGGAAGCCACGCCACCGGTATGAAAGGTGCGGAGTGTCAGCTGTGTACCAGGTTCACCGATAGATTGGGCGGCAATGATACCTACAGCGGTGCCAAATTCTGCCGGCTGGCTCTTGCCTAAATCATAGCCATAACATTTTTGACAAACGCCCTTGGCTAAGCGGCAATGCAAAACGCTTCTAACTTTTATATCATCCACTTTGGCTTTATCAATTTCTCTAGCCTGCTTTTCATTAACATATTCATCCTTTTTGACAATGGCTTTTTTGGTTTGAGGATTAATCACATCATGCAAAACTACGCGGCCAAAAGCGCGGTTGCCGATTTTTTCACCAATTTCTTCGCTATCTTTAATTGTTAACATCACGCCTTCATCCGATCCGCAATCTTCAGCATGAATAATAATATCTTGAGCCACATCCACCAAGCGGCGAGTCAAATAACCGGCATTGGCGGTTCTAAGAGCCATATCAGTCAAACCTTTTCTGGCACCGTGAGTGGAAATGAAATATTCAATAACATCAAAACCTTCCTTAAAGCTTCCCTTCACCGGCAATTCTATAATTTTACCGGCCGGGTTGGTCACCAAGCCTTTCATACCAATGACCTGGGTAAGCTGTCCCCAAGAACCGCGGGCACCGGATTCAATAATGGAAGAAA contains these protein-coding regions:
- a CDS encoding crossover junction endodeoxyribonuclease RuvC; amino-acid sequence: MLGIDPGFHRMGYGVIESIGSKIKMIDYGSTETSKTKSIGERILEISCVLREIIKKHQPDSLILEELFFFKNLKTAINVAQARGAIILVAEECCLPVVELTPLQVKQSVTGFGRAEKGQIQKMVKTLLNLKEIPKPDDAADALAIAIAGSSWVKYE